The following proteins are encoded in a genomic region of Xanthomonas citri pv. mangiferaeindicae:
- a CDS encoding ribosomal-protein-alanine N-acetyltransferase — MDAPIDMPNSRAAAATLRPMRDDDLDAVMAVELRAYPFPWTRGIFEDCLRAGYPAWVLHTDGDILGYGVLSIAAGEAHVLNVCVDLHAQGRGLGRRLFRALVDTARRHGAQRVFLEVRPSNPHAIALYHDEGFNEIGRRPRYYPAHYGREDAIVMARELLDP; from the coding sequence ATGGACGCGCCGATCGACATGCCCAACTCGCGCGCCGCCGCAGCGACGCTGCGGCCGATGCGGGACGACGATCTGGATGCGGTGATGGCGGTCGAACTGCGCGCCTACCCGTTTCCGTGGACCCGCGGCATTTTCGAAGATTGTCTGCGCGCGGGCTATCCGGCCTGGGTGCTGCACACCGACGGGGACATCCTGGGCTATGGCGTGCTCAGCATCGCGGCCGGCGAGGCGCACGTGCTCAATGTCTGCGTCGATCTCCATGCCCAGGGCCGCGGGCTGGGGCGGCGGCTGTTCCGTGCGCTGGTGGACACCGCGCGCCGGCACGGCGCCCAGCGGGTGTTCCTGGAAGTGCGCCCGTCCAATCCGCATGCGATCGCGCTCTATCACGACGAGGGCTTCAACGAGATCGGCCGCCGCCCGCGCTACTACCCGGCGCATTACGGGCGCGAAGACGCAATTGTGATGGCACGCGAGCTGCTCGACCCCTGA
- a CDS encoding CDP-diacylglycerol--serine O-phosphatidyltransferase, with protein sequence MSETDPTPRRGRGIYLLPNLFTTGGLFAGFFAIIAASQGRFTAACLAIFVAAILDGIDGRVARLTNTQSEFGVQYDSLADLISFGMAPAMVMYHWALLSLRLDGPTLGKIGWLGAFLYAACAALRLARFNSQVATVDKRYFVGLASPAAAGLMASFVWTCHELEFSGDDLRFVALGVTVVAALLMVSRIRYTSFKGSGRGPRSDRVPFVALVVAVGILIALWVDPPKTLLAASLLYALSGPVLWCLRRRGGAGVTP encoded by the coding sequence ATGAGCGAGACCGACCCCACACCGCGCCGCGGCCGCGGCATCTACCTGCTGCCGAACCTGTTCACCACCGGCGGACTGTTCGCCGGCTTCTTCGCGATCATCGCCGCGTCCCAGGGCCGGTTCACGGCCGCGTGCCTGGCGATCTTCGTGGCCGCGATCCTCGACGGCATCGATGGGCGCGTCGCGCGGCTCACCAACACCCAGAGCGAGTTCGGCGTCCAGTACGACTCGCTGGCCGATCTGATCAGTTTCGGTATGGCGCCGGCGATGGTGATGTACCACTGGGCGCTGTTGTCGCTGCGGCTCGATGGGCCAACGCTGGGCAAGATCGGCTGGCTGGGCGCGTTCCTCTATGCCGCCTGCGCCGCGCTGCGGCTGGCGCGATTCAACAGCCAGGTTGCAACGGTCGACAAGCGCTACTTCGTCGGACTGGCGAGCCCGGCCGCGGCCGGTTTGATGGCCAGTTTCGTCTGGACTTGCCACGAGTTGGAGTTCAGCGGCGACGACCTGCGCTTCGTCGCGCTCGGGGTGACCGTCGTGGCGGCGCTGCTGATGGTCAGCCGGATCCGCTACACCAGCTTCAAGGGCAGCGGCCGTGGTCCGCGCTCGGACCGGGTGCCGTTCGTGGCGCTGGTGGTCGCGGTCGGCATCCTGATCGCGCTGTGGGTGGATCCGCCCAAGACCTTGCTCGCCGCGTCGCTGCTGTACGCGTTGTCGGGTCCGGTGCTGTGGTGCCTGCGGCGGCGGGGCGGCGCAGGCGTGACGCCATGA
- a CDS encoding proline--tRNA ligase encodes MRLSQFHLRTEKETPADAELVSHKLMLKAGMLRKLGAGIYLWSPLGLRVLRKVEAIVREEMDAAGAIELLMPTIQPRELWEESDRWQKFGPQLLKVKDRKEQEFCYAPTAEEVITDFARGELASYKQLPLNFYQIQTKFRDEIRPRFGVMRSREFLMKDAYSFDIDEAGMAVSYQKMHAAYTRIFTRLGLDFRAVQADSGAIGGDASQEFHVLAESGEDALVFSTSSDYAANVEAARAAAPGERPAPSEALRRVETPTQKTCEDVAALLGIALARTAKSIALMAGEQFVLALVRGDHAVNEIKLAKVEGLADYRLASEAEIADYLGSEPGFLGPVAPRRPIRVVADLEVAAMADIVFGANEAGWHLAGVNWGRDLPEPDVVADIRDVVAGDRAEDGGELRMARGIEVGHVFQLGRKYAEAMNFKVLDAAGKAVVPCMGCYGIGVSRVVAAAIEQNHDDNGIIWPAAMAPWQVAVCVINPKNETHVAEAAEALYRELLAAGIETVLDDRGLRPGAMFADIELIGVPHRVVVSGRGLASGTYEYRKRTAADAENLDRESLFSRLRD; translated from the coding sequence ATGCGCCTGTCGCAGTTCCACCTCCGTACCGAAAAGGAAACGCCCGCCGACGCCGAGCTCGTCAGCCACAAGCTGATGCTCAAGGCCGGCATGCTGCGCAAGCTGGGCGCGGGAATCTATCTCTGGTCGCCGCTGGGCCTGCGCGTGCTGCGCAAGGTCGAAGCGATCGTGCGCGAGGAGATGGACGCCGCCGGCGCGATCGAGCTGCTGATGCCGACGATCCAGCCACGCGAGTTGTGGGAGGAAAGCGACCGCTGGCAGAAATTCGGCCCGCAATTGCTGAAGGTGAAAGACCGCAAGGAGCAGGAGTTCTGCTATGCGCCGACTGCCGAGGAAGTGATCACCGATTTTGCCCGCGGCGAGTTGGCCAGCTACAAGCAACTGCCGCTGAACTTCTACCAGATCCAGACGAAATTCCGCGACGAGATTCGCCCGCGTTTCGGCGTGATGCGCTCGCGCGAATTCCTCATGAAGGACGCCTATTCGTTCGACATCGACGAGGCGGGCATGGCCGTCTCCTACCAGAAGATGCACGCCGCCTATACCCGGATATTCACCCGGCTGGGCCTGGACTTTCGCGCGGTGCAGGCCGACTCGGGTGCGATCGGCGGCGACGCCTCGCAGGAATTCCACGTGCTGGCCGAATCGGGCGAAGACGCGCTGGTGTTTTCCACATCTTCCGATTATGCCGCCAACGTCGAGGCCGCCCGCGCTGCCGCGCCGGGCGAGCGGCCGGCGCCCAGCGAGGCCCTGCGCCGAGTGGAGACGCCCACCCAGAAAACCTGCGAGGACGTCGCCGCGCTGCTCGGCATCGCGTTGGCCCGCACCGCCAAATCGATCGCCCTGATGGCCGGCGAGCAGTTCGTGCTCGCGCTAGTGCGCGGCGACCACGCCGTCAACGAGATCAAGCTCGCCAAGGTCGAGGGCCTGGCCGATTACCGGTTGGCGAGCGAGGCGGAGATCGCCGATTACCTGGGCAGCGAACCGGGCTTCCTGGGACCGGTCGCGCCGCGTCGACCGATCCGGGTCGTGGCCGACCTGGAGGTCGCCGCCATGGCCGACATCGTGTTCGGCGCCAATGAGGCAGGCTGGCATCTGGCGGGCGTCAACTGGGGTCGCGACCTGCCCGAGCCGGACGTCGTCGCCGACATTCGCGACGTGGTCGCCGGCGACCGCGCCGAGGATGGGGGCGAGTTGCGGATGGCGCGTGGCATCGAGGTGGGCCACGTCTTCCAGTTGGGCCGCAAATACGCCGAAGCGATGAATTTCAAGGTGCTCGATGCCGCCGGCAAGGCCGTGGTGCCGTGCATGGGCTGCTACGGCATCGGCGTGTCGCGCGTGGTGGCCGCGGCGATCGAACAGAATCACGACGACAACGGCATCATCTGGCCGGCGGCGATGGCACCATGGCAGGTCGCGGTCTGCGTGATCAATCCCAAGAACGAAACCCATGTCGCCGAGGCGGCCGAGGCGCTGTACCGGGAGTTGTTGGCGGCCGGCATCGAGACCGTGCTCGACGACCGCGGCCTGCGGCCCGGCGCGATGTTCGCCGATATCGAATTGATCGGCGTGCCCCATCGCGTTGTGGTCTCGGGCCGTGGACTGGCGTCGGGCACCTACGAATATCGTAAACGTACGGCAGCGGATGCAGAGAATCTCGATCGCGAA